A window of Desulfatibacillum aliphaticivorans DSM 15576 contains these coding sequences:
- a CDS encoding B12-binding domain-containing radical SAM protein translates to MSRVLLIKAMRKAVLETGDSVAPPLGLLCLAAYAKKVRPGKDQFTILDERIHPRTPKEWIAYIKELRPDCIGLSAMSADADRVGALIPFLKDNFPKIPVVLGGPLASSVGPDLIKHIPADYLVMGEGEKAFVSLLEMFEQGLSHPGREISGLAFSDPDGKTVCWPKNKDLIDVKSMPFPAYDLIDLKEYQYQPRMTPMSTKEPYAYIMTSRGCPYHCIYCHDIFSKKFRPMDALQVVDEIERLITDFGIHEFEIIDDVFNLNKKRVLAICSEIKRRGLKTAFTFPNGLRSDILDREVLEALASVGTYHIDVAVESASPRIQKLAQKNINLEKLEENAVIASELGIFCWGLFMLGFPTETRREILKTLFWAWKSPMHGAFFFIVIPQEGTELARKYCNKKPGDSKVGSPLYFNVKDSLTHVSATELRMYQSLAYILFLCSPRRLWAIYRHISNNGRRISGTIFRFLDYLLLQKTKNLAKQVWGAAAGRFGQGAGQKI, encoded by the coding sequence ATGTCCCGCGTTTTATTGATTAAAGCCATGAGAAAGGCGGTTCTGGAAACAGGAGACTCCGTCGCCCCTCCCCTGGGATTGTTGTGCCTGGCCGCCTATGCAAAAAAAGTGCGTCCGGGAAAGGATCAGTTCACTATCCTGGATGAACGGATTCACCCAAGGACCCCAAAGGAATGGATTGCTTATATTAAGGAACTGAGGCCGGATTGCATTGGCCTCAGCGCCATGAGCGCCGACGCCGACCGGGTTGGCGCGCTGATTCCTTTCCTGAAAGACAACTTCCCGAAAATACCCGTCGTCTTGGGCGGCCCCCTTGCATCATCCGTGGGCCCTGACCTGATAAAACACATTCCCGCGGACTATCTGGTTATGGGAGAAGGGGAAAAGGCGTTTGTAAGCCTTTTGGAAATGTTCGAACAGGGGCTCTCTCATCCCGGCAGGGAAATCAGCGGCCTGGCCTTTTCAGACCCGGACGGTAAAACGGTTTGCTGGCCAAAAAACAAAGATCTGATTGACGTCAAAAGCATGCCGTTCCCCGCCTATGACCTGATTGACCTTAAGGAATACCAATATCAGCCCCGAATGACCCCCATGAGCACGAAAGAGCCCTACGCGTACATAATGACGTCTCGGGGATGCCCGTATCACTGCATATACTGCCATGACATTTTTTCAAAAAAATTCCGCCCCATGGACGCCTTACAGGTGGTGGACGAGATTGAGCGGCTGATAACGGATTTTGGAATTCATGAGTTTGAAATTATCGATGATGTATTTAACCTGAACAAAAAGCGCGTTCTGGCTATATGCAGTGAGATCAAAAGGCGGGGGCTGAAAACGGCGTTCACTTTTCCCAACGGGCTCCGGTCGGACATTTTGGACCGGGAAGTTTTGGAGGCCCTGGCTTCGGTGGGAACCTACCACATCGATGTAGCCGTGGAGTCGGCATCCCCGCGCATTCAAAAACTGGCCCAAAAAAATATCAACCTGGAAAAACTGGAGGAAAACGCGGTGATTGCTTCGGAATTGGGAATTTTTTGCTGGGGCTTGTTTATGCTTGGCTTTCCCACGGAGACCCGGCGTGAAATCCTGAAAACCCTGTTTTGGGCGTGGAAAAGCCCGATGCATGGCGCCTTTTTCTTCATCGTGATTCCCCAGGAAGGAACGGAGCTGGCCCGGAAATATTGCAACAAAAAACCCGGCGACTCGAAAGTGGGAAGCCCTTTATATTTTAACGTCAAGGATAGCCTGACCCATGTAAGCGCAACGGAATTACGGATGTATCAATCCCTGGCCTATATTCTGTTTTTATGCAGTCCAAGACGGTTGTGGGCCATATACCGGCATATCTCCAATAACGGGCGCCGAATTTCCGGAACCATTTTCCGCTTTTTGGACTATCTTTTGCTGCAAAAGACGAAAAACCTGGCCAAACAGGTTTGGGGGGCGGCCGCAGGGCGTTTTGGGCAAGGCGCCGGACAAAAAATCTAA
- a CDS encoding B12-binding domain-containing radical SAM protein gives MANVLLIKNRKREYTDHYLATSPPLGVLYLAAYAREQRPGKDVFTMVDERVYAKTSREWEAYLKDLQPEVIGFSSMSIEQDQVDYLLPVFKRALPRAKIVIGGPLASSSGARLLDDANIDYVVKGEGEIPFTQLLEALDGNEDYPFDQIAGLAFRDDSGKIIDNPPSKNRADLDDLPYPAYDLINLQDYVGRDRMTPVRTTQLYAPLFTSRGCPYHCIYCHDIFSGKFRAMSAMRVVNEIEHMINAYGVHEFEVFDDIFNLDKQRVKDISAEIKKRGLETYFTFPNGVRGDILDRETLEALKDMGTVHMAFAVETASPRIQKVLRKNINLKKIRENIAIAADLKIFTWGFLMMGLPKESRWELWKTIWFATSSKLHGAYFFPVVPFEGTELAQKYEEAIESHGEKRLWDYFLPEGALGAVGPRELSIMHSLAYFIFFFNPWRVYLIYTSGVAPFNHLVSLAFGIVRYIVADKILYTIKAKARKIFKFRITPRTA, from the coding sequence ATGGCGAATGTCCTGCTCATAAAAAATCGAAAACGGGAATATACGGACCATTACCTGGCGACCTCGCCGCCTTTGGGAGTCTTGTACTTGGCGGCTTACGCAAGGGAGCAGCGCCCCGGCAAGGATGTTTTCACCATGGTCGACGAGCGGGTTTACGCCAAAACTTCCAGGGAGTGGGAGGCGTATCTGAAAGACCTGCAACCGGAAGTCATCGGCTTCAGCAGCATGTCCATCGAACAGGATCAGGTGGATTATTTGCTGCCGGTTTTCAAACGCGCCCTGCCTCGGGCGAAAATCGTCATAGGCGGGCCTTTGGCGTCGTCCTCCGGGGCCCGGCTTTTGGATGACGCAAACATTGATTATGTGGTCAAGGGCGAGGGGGAAATCCCTTTTACGCAATTACTGGAAGCCCTGGACGGGAATGAGGATTATCCTTTTGATCAGATTGCCGGGCTGGCTTTTCGGGATGATTCGGGAAAAATCATCGATAATCCGCCTTCCAAAAACCGGGCCGACCTGGACGACCTGCCCTATCCGGCCTACGATCTCATCAACCTGCAGGATTACGTGGGCCGGGACCGCATGACGCCGGTGCGCACGACCCAGTTATACGCGCCGTTGTTTACGTCCCGGGGATGCCCCTATCATTGCATATACTGCCACGACATTTTTTCAGGAAAGTTCCGGGCCATGAGCGCCATGCGGGTGGTGAACGAAATCGAGCACATGATCAACGCCTACGGAGTGCATGAGTTCGAGGTTTTTGACGACATTTTCAACCTGGATAAACAACGGGTCAAAGACATTAGCGCCGAGATTAAAAAACGGGGGCTGGAAACCTATTTCACTTTTCCCAACGGAGTTCGAGGCGATATTCTGGACCGGGAAACACTGGAAGCCTTAAAGGACATGGGAACCGTGCACATGGCCTTCGCCGTCGAGACGGCCTCGCCCCGCATCCAGAAGGTTTTAAGAAAGAACATCAACCTGAAAAAAATCCGCGAGAACATCGCCATCGCCGCGGACCTGAAAATTTTCACCTGGGGCTTTCTCATGATGGGACTGCCCAAGGAAAGCCGCTGGGAGTTGTGGAAAACCATCTGGTTTGCGACCTCGTCCAAGCTGCACGGGGCGTATTTTTTTCCGGTGGTTCCCTTTGAAGGCACGGAACTGGCCCAAAAATACGAGGAGGCCATTGAAAGTCATGGGGAAAAACGCCTGTGGGATTATTTTCTGCCGGAAGGCGCTTTGGGCGCGGTGGGCCCCCGGGAGCTGTCAATCATGCATTCCCTGGCTTATTTCATCTTTTTTTTCAACCCCTGGCGCGTGTATTTGATATACACCAGCGGAGTAGCGCCGTTTAACCATTTGGTTTCCCTGGCTTTCGGCATTGTGCGATACATTGTGGCGGACAAAATCCTTTACACGATAAAGGCCAAGGCGCGAAAAATTTTTAAATTCCGCATCACCCCCAGGACTGCGTAG
- a CDS encoding diguanylate cyclase, translating to MEELADLVFFLENSGKDPTSMIFDDELTGLRNRRFIKNHLEFRVQWGDLKARPTSMVFVDIDNLDQINDALGRDLGTAVLKHLAELVKQAAPEGSTPVRYGADEFVILLPEEPKKTAVTIGRKLISAVHGAPYISEDATLEIPFTISVSITTAPEDAESDKTFVERALTALKMAKDLGGDRAINAAEISPENEAAESMLHKDAAKNAGRKSQLAQVSQALKRFGKRESQLVLVEGGPGMGKTSFLDTINTQLSKTKVARIRLAGVTQELFRPYYLVSNLVQELLYRRKDKGGEILANLDPVALCALSSAFVPSGDMRIHTRQAADVDLGDETQKREHVFNAMASIIPKLIENKPLIVLVDDLHLVDEASLLIFKHLIAQKSLPLFLCGSGPDALQADGEHGPLWRFVQSVIEMAPLETIHLTPLSPQEIEAHFNKLYPGVRLPEQLCEDIAQVSQGNPLFFNGIMFKLVFDEKIRRADGHWVVDPIEEDYLPRSMDEIISQKVASLDQESQALLDRASAFGDAVTLSLLTGSSEMDEAAVLDFLDNAAAQGLVSATFHMNDENIRFLGNQVRQVIYGKIGQEEKERLHENIGDYQEELYKKRLMPSPAILAYHYQRSANLEKAKLYEQIQAQQNEMIFNPDEAESYSGRTPEWDDDAQAPDQPLAPEHYPLAAKVIRALLIAIRNTKLYPTGSDLTANAVNKFKEVLETVLVHTPRLTIVLEKDVIYANGDALDIPEIKTVSEAFSGFMGTMDLKSIAFSHGATLAELVRLVEGISEVDPKNIHKRFWKEFSTENRLRRVQVKQVTYTQVSGEEQQTSGASSKETELGSEEQVLAAKVVKTLLSSASKLKLYPASGPVAQESIEEVMKILKVFLDKHEVMTLAGVDQSLLLNGNKVDARVFDKLTPFMLKFLESACLKSVTFYQKASKQELTVFLANVGKQPQDGTADEFWANVGMENKLSTIYFNISVYDVLADQIALQAAGEGQGGQEEEEEVEEPLELESDEGDLEMPPESEEQDISLEPSVENIRDLFLKGNEKGVARVLEVLFYKYSENEEGRREQVLETCRELLNAPELSPEPRFAPLLVDPLLAVLPAESDAQLLENMASLLYDTAANFVRIGEYSLATWIFGHFARRREAMEMEDPEGIIPEALTRQPEGDMALTLMADVASGEGFRQQSAFALMGGMGDSGVRLLLNIIKDNDDVRTRQIAASQLEKIGYQAVEKLKQELVNENSGKRKARIVEVIDTATTDLKTELTFLLADSNTSVRKAGFALAERLNAPYVVNILSNLLDDERPEIAKEAVVCLGKTAAPGSAGIIVKQMDVNKAPELLEACCQALGRLADPEAIVPLSKILSYKKTLFSKKEYAASVRAAAAFALAGIPHKLAKGALAAYADDPEPRVREAAQKVMGVSQD from the coding sequence ATGGAAGAACTTGCGGATCTGGTTTTTTTTCTGGAAAACTCGGGCAAAGATCCCACGAGCATGATCTTCGACGACGAGCTTACGGGGCTTCGCAACCGGCGGTTTATTAAAAATCATCTGGAGTTCAGGGTCCAATGGGGGGACTTGAAAGCGCGTCCCACTTCCATGGTCTTTGTGGATATCGACAACCTTGACCAGATCAACGACGCCCTGGGCCGGGATCTGGGCACGGCAGTCCTTAAGCATTTGGCCGAGCTTGTGAAGCAAGCCGCTCCGGAAGGGTCCACTCCCGTCCGGTACGGCGCCGACGAGTTTGTCATTCTGCTGCCTGAAGAGCCCAAGAAAACCGCAGTCACCATAGGCAGAAAACTTATCAGCGCGGTCCATGGGGCGCCTTATATTTCCGAGGACGCCACCCTGGAAATTCCGTTTACCATCAGCGTCAGCATCACCACGGCGCCGGAAGACGCCGAGTCTGACAAGACCTTTGTGGAAAGAGCCCTGACCGCCCTCAAAATGGCCAAAGACCTGGGCGGGGACCGGGCCATTAACGCCGCGGAAATCAGCCCGGAGAACGAAGCTGCGGAAAGCATGCTGCACAAGGATGCAGCGAAAAACGCCGGCCGTAAAAGCCAATTGGCGCAGGTTTCCCAGGCGCTTAAACGCTTTGGAAAGCGCGAAAGCCAGTTGGTGCTTGTGGAAGGCGGGCCCGGCATGGGCAAGACCTCCTTTCTGGACACCATCAACACCCAGCTATCCAAGACCAAGGTCGCCCGCATCAGACTCGCCGGCGTGACGCAGGAATTGTTCCGGCCCTATTACCTGGTTTCCAACCTGGTGCAGGAATTGCTTTATCGCCGCAAGGACAAGGGGGGGGAGATCCTGGCGAACCTGGACCCTGTGGCATTGTGCGCCCTTTCCTCGGCCTTTGTGCCTTCGGGCGACATGCGCATACACACCCGGCAGGCGGCGGATGTGGACCTGGGAGACGAGACCCAAAAACGCGAGCACGTGTTCAACGCCATGGCCTCGATTATTCCCAAGCTGATCGAGAACAAACCCTTGATCGTCCTGGTGGACGACCTGCACCTGGTGGACGAAGCGTCTCTGCTGATATTCAAGCATTTGATTGCGCAGAAATCCCTGCCGTTGTTCCTGTGCGGAAGCGGTCCGGATGCGCTCCAGGCGGACGGCGAACACGGCCCTCTGTGGCGATTCGTTCAGTCGGTGATCGAAATGGCGCCATTGGAAACCATACACCTGACGCCCCTTTCGCCCCAGGAAATTGAAGCCCATTTCAATAAGCTCTATCCCGGTGTGAGGCTGCCCGAGCAGTTGTGCGAAGACATCGCCCAGGTCAGCCAGGGCAATCCCCTGTTTTTCAACGGGATCATGTTCAAGCTGGTTTTTGACGAAAAAATCCGGCGCGCGGACGGCCATTGGGTGGTGGACCCCATTGAGGAGGACTATCTGCCCCGGTCCATGGACGAAATCATCTCCCAAAAGGTGGCTTCCCTGGATCAGGAAAGCCAGGCCCTTTTGGACCGGGCCTCCGCTTTTGGAGACGCCGTGACCTTAAGCCTTTTGACCGGCAGCTCGGAAATGGACGAAGCCGCGGTCCTGGACTTTTTGGACAATGCGGCGGCCCAGGGGCTGGTCAGCGCCACCTTCCATATGAACGACGAGAACATCCGGTTCTTGGGCAACCAGGTCCGGCAGGTCATTTACGGAAAAATCGGCCAGGAGGAAAAGGAGCGGCTGCACGAGAACATCGGCGACTACCAGGAGGAGCTCTACAAGAAGCGCCTTATGCCGTCCCCCGCCATCCTGGCGTATCATTATCAGCGTTCCGCCAACCTGGAAAAAGCCAAGCTCTACGAGCAAATCCAGGCCCAGCAAAACGAAATGATCTTCAACCCGGATGAGGCCGAAAGCTATTCGGGCCGCACTCCCGAATGGGACGACGACGCCCAGGCCCCGGACCAGCCCCTGGCTCCCGAGCATTATCCTCTGGCGGCCAAGGTCATTCGCGCCCTGCTCATCGCCATTCGCAACACCAAGTTGTACCCCACGGGCAGCGACTTGACGGCCAATGCGGTCAACAAGTTCAAGGAAGTCCTGGAAACCGTGCTGGTTCACACGCCCCGTTTGACCATCGTGTTGGAAAAGGATGTTATTTACGCCAACGGGGACGCCCTGGATATCCCGGAGATCAAAACCGTTTCCGAAGCCTTTTCCGGGTTTATGGGGACCATGGACCTGAAGAGCATTGCCTTTTCTCACGGCGCCACCCTGGCGGAACTGGTCCGGCTGGTGGAAGGCATCAGCGAGGTGGATCCCAAAAACATCCACAAACGCTTTTGGAAAGAGTTTTCCACGGAAAACAGGCTCAGACGGGTCCAGGTCAAGCAGGTCACCTACACCCAGGTGTCGGGCGAAGAACAGCAGACTTCGGGAGCGTCAAGCAAGGAAACGGAACTGGGCAGCGAAGAGCAGGTGTTGGCCGCCAAGGTGGTTAAAACTCTGCTAAGCTCCGCCAGCAAGCTCAAACTCTATCCCGCATCAGGCCCGGTGGCCCAGGAGTCCATTGAGGAAGTGATGAAAATCCTCAAGGTCTTTTTGGACAAGCACGAAGTCATGACCCTGGCCGGGGTGGACCAATCCCTGCTGTTGAACGGCAACAAGGTGGACGCCCGGGTTTTCGACAAGCTAACGCCTTTCATGCTTAAGTTTTTGGAGTCCGCCTGCCTGAAAAGCGTGACTTTTTATCAAAAAGCTTCCAAGCAGGAGCTGACGGTTTTTCTGGCCAACGTGGGCAAGCAGCCCCAGGACGGAACCGCCGACGAGTTTTGGGCCAATGTGGGCATGGAAAATAAGCTGTCCACCATCTATTTCAACATCAGCGTCTACGACGTCCTGGCCGATCAAATCGCCCTGCAAGCCGCCGGGGAGGGGCAGGGCGGCCAAGAAGAGGAAGAAGAGGTTGAAGAGCCCCTGGAGTTGGAAAGCGACGAAGGGGATCTGGAGATGCCGCCCGAGTCGGAGGAACAGGATATTTCCCTGGAGCCTTCGGTGGAGAACATCCGGGACCTTTTTCTCAAAGGAAATGAAAAAGGCGTGGCAAGAGTCCTGGAGGTTCTGTTCTATAAATATTCCGAAAACGAGGAAGGGCGCCGGGAGCAGGTGCTGGAAACTTGCCGGGAGTTGCTGAACGCCCCGGAGCTTTCTCCTGAGCCCCGGTTCGCGCCCCTGCTTGTGGATCCCCTTTTGGCCGTCCTGCCGGCGGAGAGCGACGCGCAGCTCTTGGAAAACATGGCTTCGCTGCTGTACGATACCGCCGCCAACTTTGTTCGCATCGGGGAATACTCCCTGGCCACCTGGATTTTCGGGCACTTTGCCAGACGCAGGGAAGCCATGGAAATGGAAGACCCCGAAGGCATCATACCCGAAGCTCTGACCCGGCAGCCGGAGGGAGACATGGCCCTGACCCTCATGGCCGATGTGGCCTCGGGAGAGGGGTTCCGTCAGCAATCGGCCTTCGCCCTGATGGGCGGCATGGGGGACTCGGGAGTCCGGCTGTTGTTGAACATCATCAAGGATAATGACGACGTCAGAACCCGTCAGATAGCGGCCAGCCAGTTGGAAAAGATCGGCTATCAGGCGGTGGAGAAGCTGAAACAGGAATTGGTCAACGAAAACAGCGGCAAACGAAAAGCCCGCATAGTGGAAGTTATCGACACCGCTACCACGGACCTGAAAACGGAGTTGACCTTTCTTTTGGCGGACTCCAACACGTCGGTCAGAAAGGCGGGGTTCGCCTTGGCCGAGCGCCTGAACGCCCCCTATGTGGTGAACATTTTAAGCAACCTCCTGGACGACGAAAGGCCGGAGATCGCTAAGGAAGCGGTTGTCTGCCTGGGCAAAACCGCCGCTCCGGGAAGCGCTGGCATCATCGTCAAGCAAATGGATGTGAACAAGGCGCCCGAACTTTTGGAAGCCTGCTGCCAGGCTTTAGGCAGGTTGGCCGACCCGGAAGCCATTGTGCCTTTGTCAAAAATTCTTTCGTACAAAAAAACCCTTTTCTCCAAAAAGGAGTATGCGGCATCCGTTCGCGCCGCCGCCGCTTTCGCCCTGGCCGGCATTCCGCACAAGCTGGCCAAAGGCGCTCTGGCGGCCTATGCGGACGATCCGGAGCCCAGGGTGAGGGAGGCGGCGCAAAAGGTAATGGGCGTCTCGCAGGATTGA
- a CDS encoding radical SAM protein has translation MSEKEIPNGFHYVGNCIRPPSEANSILLQATLGCSHSKCTFCGAYKDKRFAIKDRKHLESDLRFARHYCKRQDRVFVMDGDAFIMPMKHWKWLLGEIRDKLPWVRRTTCYANLKSIMLKSDEDLKWLYDNGLKAVFLGLESGHAQVRKDIRKGGTPEDLIHHCKRLRKSGIKLVSIVLLGLGQTHLSMEHARETGRALSEIDPEAVSALSLMPLRNTPLGEAYERGEFDMPDPLGIIRELRELVEHTNLSRGSFRSVHASNYLPIDAKFPRDKEAVLATLDQALAGNVQLKPEWMRGL, from the coding sequence ATGAGCGAAAAGGAAATCCCCAACGGGTTTCATTATGTAGGCAATTGCATCCGGCCGCCCAGCGAGGCCAATTCCATCCTGCTGCAGGCCACCTTGGGATGCTCCCATTCCAAATGCACCTTTTGCGGCGCGTACAAGGATAAGAGATTCGCCATCAAGGACCGCAAGCATCTGGAAAGCGACCTCCGGTTCGCCCGGCATTACTGCAAGCGCCAGGACCGGGTTTTCGTCATGGACGGCGACGCCTTTATCATGCCCATGAAGCATTGGAAATGGCTTTTGGGCGAGATCAGGGACAAGCTGCCCTGGGTCAGGCGCACCACCTGTTACGCCAATCTCAAGTCCATCATGTTGAAGTCGGACGAAGACCTGAAATGGCTGTATGATAACGGGCTGAAAGCGGTGTTTCTGGGCTTGGAGTCGGGCCACGCCCAGGTGCGGAAGGACATCCGCAAGGGCGGAACTCCCGAGGATTTGATTCACCATTGCAAGAGGTTGAGAAAATCCGGCATCAAGCTGGTTTCCATCGTGCTGTTGGGCCTGGGGCAGACCCATTTGAGCATGGAGCACGCCCGGGAGACGGGCCGCGCTCTTTCGGAGATCGACCCCGAAGCGGTCAGCGCCCTGAGCCTCATGCCCTTGCGCAACACCCCCTTGGGCGAAGCCTATGAGCGGGGAGAATTTGACATGCCCGATCCTTTGGGCATCATCAGGGAATTGCGGGAGTTGGTTGAGCACACGAATCTAAGCCGCGGATCGTTTCGGTCCGTCCATGCCAGCAACTATTTGCCTATTGACGCCAAGTTCCCCCGGGACAAAGAGGCCGTCCTGGCGACATTGGATCAGGCCCTGGCCGGAAACGTCCAGCTAAAGCCGGAATGGATGCGGGGCTTGTAG
- a CDS encoding MFS transporter, with amino-acid sequence MAKSSSGILFLLSVSVGVSMIGLGIIWPLIPVYAVELGAGGFMVGLIIASFNLSKAAFGPFMGRFSDSLGRKKFITAGLIAYTFMSVMYVLAGSAETLIAVRIFHGMASVMVVPIAMALAADIAPKHELGLYMGTLNMAVMLGLGAGPVLGGALRDHFGMDSAFIAMGLLALITCILVVIVIPSDAETRSFKENQARSSVGQIVRHRIALGIIFMRFLAASGQGAVYTFLPLLGLKMDMSSSQVGILLSANIFLIAFLQRFSGRLADRVNPKYLVIFGTFLAGFAVLGMPMVKGFFLVLVLNIVMGAANGLALPGGLVITAQLGRTMGMASLMSITDAAWSLGMIVSPILSGIILDVYGLPYVFLMGSALILTGGAAVSLFLRTYDPAKEY; translated from the coding sequence ATGGCCAAATCCTCTTCAGGCATCCTGTTTTTGCTGTCTGTCTCCGTGGGCGTTTCCATGATCGGGCTGGGCATCATCTGGCCCTTGATCCCGGTTTACGCCGTGGAGCTTGGGGCCGGCGGATTCATGGTGGGCCTGATCATCGCCAGCTTCAACCTTTCCAAGGCCGCGTTCGGGCCGTTTATGGGAAGGTTTTCCGACAGCCTGGGGAGGAAGAAATTCATCACGGCCGGGCTGATCGCCTATACCTTCATGTCCGTCATGTACGTATTGGCGGGCAGCGCCGAGACGCTTATCGCCGTACGGATTTTCCACGGCATGGCGTCGGTCATGGTGGTTCCCATCGCCATGGCCCTGGCTGCGGACATCGCCCCCAAGCACGAGCTGGGCCTGTACATGGGCACCCTGAACATGGCCGTCATGCTGGGATTGGGCGCCGGGCCGGTTCTGGGCGGCGCTCTTCGCGATCATTTCGGCATGGACTCCGCTTTTATTGCCATGGGGCTATTGGCCCTGATCACCTGCATCCTGGTGGTCATCGTCATTCCTTCGGACGCGGAAACCCGATCATTCAAGGAAAATCAAGCCCGGTCATCAGTGGGCCAGATCGTCCGCCACCGGATTGCTTTGGGCATCATCTTTATGCGTTTTCTGGCCGCTTCAGGCCAGGGCGCGGTATACACATTCCTGCCCCTTCTAGGTTTGAAAATGGACATGTCCAGCTCCCAGGTCGGCATTCTGCTTTCAGCCAACATCTTTCTCATCGCCTTTTTGCAGCGGTTCAGCGGCAGGCTGGCGGACCGGGTCAATCCTAAATATTTGGTTATTTTCGGAACCTTTTTAGCCGGTTTCGCCGTGTTGGGCATGCCCATGGTGAAAGGATTTTTTCTGGTTCTGGTCCTGAATATTGTCATGGGCGCGGCCAACGGGCTGGCCCTGCCCGGAGGTCTGGTCATCACGGCCCAGTTAGGACGCACCATGGGCATGGCGTCTCTCATGAGCATCACGGACGCAGCCTGGAGCCTGGGCATGATCGTCTCCCCCATTTTGTCCGGGATCATTCTGGACGTATACGGCCTTCCCTACGTTTTTCTCATGGGAAGCGCCCTGATTCTCACGGGCGGGGCGGCAGTCTCCCTGTTTTTGCGGACTTACGATCCCGCCAAGGAATACTGA
- a CDS encoding radical SAM/SPASM domain-containing protein, producing the protein MGKAKTSSVRSGMRTGASQGLNKVRSRLSERFSRFDDPLSRLILTAYKDALMPSMRMMSAPLFGATAMISLTYQCQCQCPHCGSRTNQQKNRPELSKGQIIDLIKQCSKAGTANLYLFGGEPLLHPNLDDFVKTAKGLGMRVSMDTNGYLLDSDRVKSLAALGTDHVRVSIDHARPRLHDAFRGVEGLHAKAVQGVRLCLENGVRCDVSAVATQKNLADGSLQAILNLADGLGARVRMLTSIMCGGWEGKKRVVLSRDEIAQMRKLLKPGRVYWESDWINHPQAPFSCAALDRLMFHVTAFGDVQPCCYMEERFGAVTNEPLSDIVLRMWRSDLTRSYKRFHDCPVNRP; encoded by the coding sequence ATGGGAAAAGCAAAGACTTCATCCGTCCGGTCCGGCATGCGGACAGGCGCTTCCCAAGGCCTAAACAAGGTCCGAAGCAGGCTGTCCGAGCGATTTTCCCGGTTCGACGATCCCCTGTCCCGGCTGATTCTGACGGCCTATAAGGACGCGCTCATGCCCTCCATGAGGATGATGTCCGCGCCTTTGTTCGGGGCCACGGCCATGATTTCCCTGACCTATCAATGCCAGTGCCAATGCCCCCATTGCGGATCCCGAACCAACCAGCAAAAAAACCGGCCAGAGCTTTCCAAGGGCCAGATCATCGACCTCATAAAACAATGCAGCAAGGCCGGGACGGCCAACCTGTATTTGTTCGGTGGGGAGCCCCTGCTGCACCCCAACCTGGACGATTTCGTCAAAACCGCCAAAGGCCTGGGCATGCGGGTGAGCATGGACACCAACGGCTATCTGCTGGATTCGGACAGGGTGAAAAGCCTGGCCGCCCTTGGGACGGATCACGTCAGGGTGAGCATTGATCACGCCCGGCCCAGGCTCCACGACGCCTTTCGCGGGGTGGAGGGGCTACACGCAAAGGCTGTGCAGGGCGTCAGGCTATGCCTGGAAAACGGCGTTCGCTGCGATGTGTCCGCGGTGGCCACCCAAAAAAATCTGGCCGACGGAAGTTTGCAGGCCATCCTGAACCTGGCGGACGGCCTGGGCGCCCGGGTTCGTATGCTCACTTCCATCATGTGCGGCGGCTGGGAGGGGAAAAAGCGCGTGGTGCTTTCCCGGGACGAAATCGCTCAAATGCGCAAGCTGCTTAAGCCCGGCAGGGTTTACTGGGAGTCGGACTGGATTAACCATCCCCAGGCGCCGTTTTCGTGCGCGGCCCTGGACAGGCTCATGTTTCACGTGACGGCCTTCGGCGACGTGCAGCCCTGCTGTTACATGGAAGAACGGTTCGGCGCCGTGACAAACGAGCCGTTGTCGGATATAGTTCTGAGAATGTGGCGGTCCGATCTCACCCGAAGCTATAAGCGATTTCACGACTGCCCGGTTAACCGGCCTTGA